In Vigna angularis cultivar LongXiaoDou No.4 chromosome 8, ASM1680809v1, whole genome shotgun sequence, one DNA window encodes the following:
- the LOC128193721 gene encoding uncharacterized protein LOC128193721: MAPRPHPPPQPTERDASDNTRLLESVIERLQQQNATLMQQNAIALQSLEAARANSEATQRQLMEIIATTRNTPGASSSNTTQQTEWSLENFLQHHPAKFSGKCLPEEVDQWLRDMERIYNAKRCPDDNRLTFTEYLLTGEASHWWTSMKAILTDTQSPISWEVFKSKFYEEYFPDSVRFAKEVEFLQLVQGGMSVSEYTNKFKHLVRFNTMTASEEWQCRKFENGLRSDLKVLISSICIRSFPTMVERAKVLEKNVAEVEQQKKQQQVARGSVLSRSNLNRNRTSYARPAQPSNSSGSQAMVVSGQSGHHGAVRCFQCGGPHFKSSFPQLVGGKYCTRCRRNGHLESECNMGGRAVMRPPNAGRAQQGRGGRAQAVGRVYAITGAEAASSESEMQFDLVVSTPVAGEVRTSTVCIRCPIEVEGRRYKVNLICLPLKELEVILGMDWLATNHILIDCGEKKLVFPDEEEEVLSVTLGQLKEDLMEGASCFLIITHSDEEFEGSSYERSSGRKWSEERSVVEEFPDVFPDEVPGLPPPREVEFTIDLVTMTGPISVAPYRMSPAELVELKTQIEELMDKKFIRLSASPWGAPVLLVKKKDDSSRLCIDYRQLNKLTIKNKYPLPRIDDLLDQLHGATVFSKIDLRSGYHQIQVKEEDIQKTAFRSRYGHYEYVVMPFGVTNAPTIFMDYMNRIFRPYLDKFVVVFIYDILIYSKNCEEHEEHLRLVLGVLREKELYAKLSKCEFWMKSVQFLGHVVSAEGISVDPAKVRAVLEWENPRSVTEVRSFVGLAGYYRRFIEGFSKIVAPLTQLTRKDHPFAWTDRCEASFQELKRKLTSAPVLVIPDTAKPFEVYCDASHQGLGCILMQENRVVAYASRQLKRRWLEFLKDYDFELLYHPGKANVVADALSRKVVHVSSMMVRELQLVESFRDLRLQFDLEPNSIKCCNLRISSDVFDRIREKQFEDEDLVKILNALGTDQAKEFNTGTDSFLRYMGRTCIPNDGELKRIILEEGHQSRLSMHPVKNHDSIWVIVDRLTNSAHFLAVNLKMSMTKLTQLYINEINELGSKVQMSSAYHPQTDGQSERTIQTLEDLLGTCVLDHMDIWNEVLPLVEFTYNNSFQSSIGMAPFEALYGRKCQTPLCWFQEGEKVLTGPELIQQTTEKVKLIQERLKTSRSRQKSYADKRRRPLEFAAGDHVFLRLNPTTGVGRVVRPKKLSPKFVGPYQILRKIGPVAYSLSLPPQLSNLHPVFHVSQLRKYIADPSHILQLEDIRLSQDRTLEIQPVRVEDSRTKYYKGKDVRLVKMVWNEKTGDAT, encoded by the exons ATGGCACCTAGACCTCATCCTCCACCTCAACCCACCGAACGTGATGCGTCCGACAACACCAGGTTGTTGGAATCAGTAATAGAAAGGCTACAGCAGCAGAACGCTACCTTGATGCAGCAGAACGCGATTGCTTTGCAGAGTTTGGAAGCCGCTCGCGCAAACTCTGAAGCTACCCAGAGGCAATTGATGGAAATCATTGCAACTACCAGAAACACACCGGGAGCGTCCTCTTCCAACACTACCCAACAGACTGAATGGAGCTTGGAGAATTTCCTTCAGCATCACCCCGCAAAGTTTAGTGGGAAATGCCTTCCTGAAGAGGTCGACCAGTGGCTGAGGGATATGGAGCGGATCTACAACGCTAAGAGGTGTCCGGACGACAACAGATTGACGTTCACTGAGTATCTGCTAACTGGAGAGGCCAGTCACTGGTGGACGAGCATGAAGGCGATATTAACGGACACTCAAAGTCCCATCTCGTGGGAAGTATTCAAGAGCAAATTTTATGAAGAGTACTTCCCAGATAGCGTACGTTTCGCTAAGGAGGTGGAGTTTCTGCAATTGGTACAAGGTGGGATGTCTGTCTCGGAATACACCAACAAATTCAAGCATCTAGTAAGATTTAACACCATGACGGCCAGTGAAGAATGGCAGTGTCGGAAGTTTGAGAATGGGCTGAGGAGTGATTTGAAGGTTCTGATATCCAGCATATGCATTAGGTCGTTTCCTACAATGGTTGAGAGGGCCAAGGTGTTGGAGAAGAACGTGGCCGAAGTGGAGCAACAGAAGAAGCAACAACAGGTGGCTAGGGGATCGGTTTTGTCTAGATCAAATCTGAATCGGAATAGGACGTCgtacgctcgtccagcacaacCATCAAATTCAAGTGGGTCTCAGGCTATGGTTGTTTCCGGACAGTCTGGACATCATGGGGCAGTCAGATGTTTTCAATGTGGAGGACCCCATTTCAAGTCATCCTTTCCTCAGTTGGTTGGAGGGAAGTACTGCACTCGCTGTAGAAGGAATGGGCACTTGGAGAGCGAGTGTAATATGGGTGGACGAGCGGTAATGAGGCCGCCAAATGCTGGAAGAGCGCAACAAGGTCGGGGTGGACGAGCGCAGGCGGTCGGGCGAGTGTACGCAATCACGGGCGCTGAAGCAGCCAGTTCAG AGAGTGAGATGCAGTTCgatttggtggtgtcaaccccagtggctggtgaggttaggacgtctaccGTATGTATTAGATGTCCTATAGAGGTCGAGGGGCGTAGATATAAGGTCAACTTAATTTGTTTACCTCTGAAAGAGTTGGAAGttattttaggaatggattggttagcCACCAATCACATTCTAATAGATTGTGGTGAGAAGAAGTTAGTCTTCcctgatgaagaagaagaagtgttaTCTGTGACGCTCGGTCAACTAAAGGAAGATCTCATGGAGGGCGCCAGTTGCTTTTTGATTATAACACACTCGGATGAAGAGTTTGAAGGTTCAAGTTATGAACGATCGTCCGGTCGTAAGTGGAGTGAAGAACGATCGGTCGTAGAGGAATTCCCGGACGTCTTTCCAGATGAAGTACCGGGACTACCTCCCCCTCGCGAGGTAGAGTTTACGATTGACTTGGTGACGATGACAGGACCCATTTCGGTGGCACCTTATCGGATGTCACCAGCTGAGTTGGTTGAACTCAAAACGCAGATTGAAGAGCTGATGGATAAGAAGTTTATCAGGCTGAGCGcctcaccttggggagcgcctgtgctattggtgaagaagaaagatgacaGCTCTCGGCTTTGTATTGACTACCGGCAGttaaacaagctgaccatcaagaacaagtatccgtTGCCTCGGATTGACGACCTACTGGATCAGCTGCATGGTGCGACCGTATTTTCAAAGATTGATTTGCGTTCGGGGTACCATCAAATTCAGGTGAAGGAAGAAGACATCCAGAAGACTGCTTTCAGGTCTCGCTATGGACACTACGAATATGTAGTGATGCCGTTCGGTGTAACGAACGCGCCGACAAtcttcatggactacatgaatcgCATCTTCAGGCCGTACCTGGATAAGTTTGTGGTCGTCTTCATTTATGATATTCTCATATACTCCAAGAACTGTGAAGAGCATGAAGAACACTTGAGGTTGGTACTAGGCGTTCTAAGAGAGAAGGAGTTGTACGCCAAGTTAtccaagtgtgaattttggatgaagagCGTGCAGTTCTTGGGGCATGTAGTTTCAGCTGAAGGCATATCAGTGGATCCGGCCAAGGTACGAGCGGTACTGGAATGGGAAAATCCGCGTTCTGTCACGGAAGTCCGAAGCTTTGTGGGGTTGGCGGGCTATTATAGACGTTTCATTGAGGGATTTTCCAAGATAGTAGCTCCGCTGACGCAGCTAACTCGAAAGGAtcacccgttcgcttggaccgatcggtgtgaagcgAGTTTCCAAGAACTGAAGCGaaagttgacgagcgctccagtttTGGTCATTCCGGACACAGCCAAACCGTTCGAAGTCTACTGCGATGCTTCTCATCAAGGTTTGGGCTGCATCCTTATGCAAGAGAATAGGGTGGTGGCGTACGCTTCTCGACAGCTGAAG aggaggtggcttgagttcttgAAGGACTACGATTTTGAGTTACTCTACCATCCAGGGAAAGCGAACGTAGTAGCGGATGCTTTGAGCAGAAAGGTGGTGCACGTCTCATCCATGATGGTCAGAGAACTTCAATTGGTGGAGAGCTTTAGAGACCTAAGGTTACAGTTTGATTTAGAGCCGAACAGTATTAAATGCTGTAACCTTAGGATATCCAGCGACGTGTTCGACCGAATCAGGGAGAAGCAATTCGAGGATGAAGATCTGGTGAAGATTTTGAACGCGCTTGGAACGGATCAGGCCAAAGAATTCAACACTGGAACAGACAGCTTCTTACGCTATATGGGAAGGACGTGCATTCCAAATGACGGAGAGCTGAAGAGGATTATCCTGGAGGAAGGGCACcaaagtcgtcttagcatgcaccctg TCAAGAATCACGACTCCATTTGGGTGATAGTGGATCGGTTAACGAATAGCGCACACTTCCTAGCggtcaacttgaagatgtcaatgacgaAGCTTACTCAGCTCTACATCAATGAGATC AACGAACTGGGCAGTAAAGTCCAAATGAGCtcggcttatcaccctcagacaGACGGTCAATCAGAGAGAACCATCCAGACGCTGGAAGACTTACTagggacgtgcgtcctagatcacatgGACATCTGGAATGAAGTTTTACCCTTAgtggagttcacctacaacaacagctttCAGTCAAGCATCGGAATGGCTCCCTTTGAAGCTCTTTATGGAAGGAAGTGTCAAACGCCACTatgttggtttcaagaaggagagaaagtgtTAACCGGACCTGAGCTCATTCAACAAACGACCGAGAAGGTGAAGCTGATTCAAGAAAGGTTGAAGACGTCTCGGAGCAGGCAGAAATCTTACGcagataagagaagaagaccGTTGGAGTTCGCTGCAGGAGATCACGTTTTCCTTAGGCTGAATCCGACCACTGGTGTAGGCAGagtcgttcgtccaaagaagctatCCCCCAAGTTCGTCGGACCTTACCAAATTTTAAGGAAGATCGGACCAGTGGCGTACTCGCTATCACTGCCTCCTCAACTGTCCAACCTTCATCCAGTCTTCCATGTTTCCCAACTCCGGAAGTACATAGCCGACCCATCTCACATATTGCAGTTGGAAGACATTCGTCTTAGTCAAGACCGGACGCTGGAAATTCAACCAGTCCGTGTGGAAGATAGCCGCACCAAGTACTATAAGGGAAAGGACGTTCGGTTAGTAAAAATGGTGTGGAACGAAAAGACTGGCGACGCTACTTAG